One window of the Candidatus Chryseobacterium colombiense genome contains the following:
- a CDS encoding outer membrane beta-barrel protein has protein sequence MKKTISLVSTLLCLATNQWAFSQKISDSASVGNLKKDSVITQSKIPFDGYDLSWINGQNRQTDFPLTLKDKNGETILTGVAYVDSYFNYDFNRPKDNTHNASAAIGRSNEFTINMASVGMETNYKNVIGRLWLQFGQMGSIVQDLDGTVNHGKNTSASNLKYIREAAGGYHFDVMHGLNVEAGIFMSYIGLESYVLNENWNYQRSLVCDFTPFYFQGARIQAYPSKKFKTEVWVMNGWQTYNSWNTGLSIGNSNYYRPNENLQLVANFYLNGKDTRNNPGVRRFHHDNSVVARYLNRKDSKGISQAAFSLNTHYGFQSGAGVKAKDNYMIGTSLANRIWFNHNKFALTLRGDVIRNPGAYLAFAPSPVANNDFNDALAAGKNLKMFQGTATFDYMPNQFCTFRLEYGYRSSNIPYFAGREGTTSPDGWADTAVENWRPDLRKRDSRLTLAVIFRL, from the coding sequence ATGAAAAAAACAATTAGCTTGGTAAGTACTCTATTATGCCTTGCAACTAATCAATGGGCATTTTCTCAGAAAATCTCTGATTCTGCGTCTGTTGGAAATTTAAAAAAAGACTCTGTTATCACCCAATCAAAAATACCGTTTGATGGCTATGATCTTTCCTGGATCAACGGGCAGAACAGGCAGACTGATTTTCCGCTTACCTTAAAGGATAAAAATGGAGAAACTATTCTGACAGGAGTTGCCTATGTTGATTCATACTTTAATTATGACTTTAACCGTCCAAAAGATAATACCCATAACGCTTCTGCAGCAATAGGGCGTTCCAATGAATTTACGATCAATATGGCAAGTGTAGGCATGGAAACAAATTATAAGAATGTGATCGGCCGTCTTTGGCTTCAGTTTGGACAGATGGGATCCATTGTACAGGATCTTGACGGAACTGTTAATCATGGGAAAAATACCTCAGCAAGTAATTTGAAATACATTCGTGAAGCTGCCGGAGGATACCATTTTGATGTTATGCACGGTTTAAATGTTGAAGCAGGGATTTTTATGAGCTACATCGGTCTTGAAAGTTATGTGCTTAATGAAAACTGGAATTATCAGCGAAGTTTGGTGTGTGATTTTACGCCGTTCTATTTTCAGGGGGCGAGAATTCAGGCGTACCCTTCGAAAAAATTTAAAACAGAAGTGTGGGTAATGAACGGCTGGCAAACCTATAATTCATGGAATACGGGATTGTCAATTGGAAACTCAAACTACTACCGTCCTAATGAAAACCTGCAATTGGTTGCCAATTTTTACTTAAATGGAAAAGATACCCGCAATAACCCAGGAGTAAGAAGATTTCATCATGATAACAGTGTTGTGGCAAGGTACTTAAACAGAAAAGACAGTAAAGGAATTTCCCAGGCTGCTTTCAGCTTAAACACCCACTATGGATTCCAGTCCGGAGCAGGGGTTAAAGCTAAAGACAATTATATGATAGGAACTTCTCTTGCCAACAGAATATGGTTTAATCATAATAAATTTGCTTTGACTTTAAGAGGAGATGTCATAAGAAATCCGGGAGCTTATTTGGCTTTTGCTCCTTCTCCGGTTGCTAATAACGACTTTAATGATGCTCTTGCAGCGGGTAAAAACCTGAAAATGTTTCAGGGAACCGCAACTTTTGACTATATGCCCAATCAGTTTTGTACGTTCAGATTAGAATATGGCTACAGAAGCAGCAATATTCCTTATTTTGCAGGAAGAGAAGGAACTACAAGTCCGGACGGATGGGCAGATACGGCGGTTGAAAACTGGAGACCGGATCTCAGAAAGAGAGACAGCAGACTTACTTTAGCGGTTATTTTCAGGCTGTAA
- a CDS encoding ATP-binding protein, whose translation MKIKTKLNIGVGLLFIMIIVLSVLSGWYINQLKRDTNNILVANYNTLEYSRNMLLALEEINSDPLAFGVFEKYLDKQKKNVTESGEREATEEVVTHFSALKKDTLNASLKSSIRKDIAELMQLNMAAIQHKSSIADETAKNAITVISIVGMMCFLIAFILMVNLPSNIADPVRILTQSIKQIANQNYKERVHFKSNSEFGELARSFNTMAEKLHEYSESKLEKILKGKKRIETLIDNMQDPVIGIDENKTVLFVNDEALNITGLKKENFVGKLIQDVAVTNDLVRSIIKDIIHPDGKTETEAMKIYADGKESYFEKNIIDINIVPTGEENSQFIGQVIMLHNITPFKELDLAKTNFIGTVSHEFKTPISSIKMGLQLLENDKIGKLNEDQKNLVNGIKDDANRLLKITGELLDITQLESGSIKLNIKPSEVSQIVEYATDANKAAAEQKQIKIKVNISPEIKTVLADSEKTAWVLNNLLSNAVRYSYENSDVVIEVKKREDRVIFSVTDTGQGIEPQYVSKVFDRYFRIPGTKKEGTGLGLSISKEFIESQGGEIFVKSEYGVGSTFAFILKDH comes from the coding sequence ATGAAAATCAAAACAAAACTTAATATTGGTGTAGGCCTTTTGTTTATTATGATTATCGTACTCTCTGTTTTAAGCGGATGGTATATCAATCAATTGAAACGAGATACCAATAACATCTTAGTCGCCAATTACAATACCCTGGAGTATTCCAGAAATATGTTGTTGGCATTAGAAGAAATAAATTCCGATCCATTGGCTTTCGGAGTGTTTGAAAAGTATCTGGATAAACAGAAGAAAAACGTTACGGAGTCCGGAGAAAGAGAGGCAACTGAGGAAGTGGTCACTCATTTTTCAGCCCTGAAAAAAGATACTCTGAACGCTTCATTAAAATCCTCCATAAGAAAAGATATTGCCGAGTTGATGCAGCTTAATATGGCTGCTATTCAGCACAAAAGCAGCATAGCCGATGAAACAGCCAAAAATGCGATTACAGTTATTTCCATTGTAGGAATGATGTGTTTCTTGATAGCATTTATTTTAATGGTAAATCTTCCATCGAATATTGCCGATCCGGTTAGAATTTTAACCCAGAGTATTAAGCAGATTGCCAATCAGAATTATAAAGAAAGGGTTCATTTTAAAAGCAACAGCGAATTTGGTGAGTTGGCAAGATCTTTCAATACCATGGCTGAGAAACTTCATGAATACTCGGAAAGTAAGCTGGAGAAAATTTTAAAAGGGAAAAAACGTATCGAAACCCTTATTGATAATATGCAGGATCCGGTGATTGGAATTGATGAAAATAAAACGGTACTCTTTGTAAATGATGAAGCTTTAAATATTACGGGTCTTAAAAAAGAAAATTTTGTCGGAAAGCTCATTCAGGATGTTGCAGTTACCAATGATCTGGTGAGAAGTATCATCAAAGATATCATTCATCCGGACGGAAAAACAGAAACTGAAGCGATGAAAATCTATGCAGATGGAAAAGAAAGTTATTTTGAAAAAAATATTATTGATATCAATATTGTACCTACAGGAGAAGAAAACAGCCAGTTTATAGGGCAGGTAATTATGTTGCATAATATTACACCGTTTAAGGAACTGGATCTTGCCAAGACCAATTTCATCGGAACAGTTTCTCATGAATTTAAAACACCAATCTCATCGATAAAAATGGGATTACAGCTGCTTGAAAATGATAAAATAGGTAAATTGAATGAAGATCAGAAAAACCTGGTCAATGGAATTAAAGATGATGCGAATAGACTATTGAAGATTACCGGGGAACTATTGGATATCACCCAATTGGAAAGCGGGTCGATCAAACTCAATATAAAACCTTCCGAAGTATCCCAAATCGTTGAATATGCAACAGATGCCAATAAGGCTGCTGCAGAACAGAAACAGATCAAAATTAAGGTAAATATTTCTCCTGAAATTAAAACGGTTTTGGCAGACAGTGAAAAAACAGCCTGGGTTCTTAATAACTTGCTTTCCAATGCTGTGCGTTATTCTTATGAAAACTCTGATGTTGTTATAGAAGTAAAAAAGAGAGAAGATAGAGTTATTTTTTCTGTGACGGATACAGGTCAGGGAATTGAGCCCCAATATGTTTCAAAAGTATTTGACCGTTATTTCAGAATTCCGGGGACGAAAAAAGAAGGAACAGGACTGGGATTGAGTATCAGTAAAGAATTTATCGAATCTCAGGGTGGAGAAATTTTTGTAAAAAGTGAATATGGAGTAGGAAGTACATTTGCTTTTATTTTAAAAGACCATTAA
- the kdpB gene encoding potassium-transporting ATPase subunit KdpB — MKGNNNNLFQAELVNEALKQSFIKLHPAKMFRNPVMFMVYIGTLVMAGVCVWIATGETSQGGLVYNIIVTAILLITLLFANFAEAIAEARGKAQADSLRKTREETPAKMVSSNGEIIIVPSNQLRKDDVFVCETGDIIPSDGEIIEGLATIDESAITGESAPVIREAGGDKSSVTGGTKVLSDHIKVKVTTEPGESFLDKMIALVEGASRQKTPNEIALTILLAGFTLVFVIVTVTLKPFGDYANTPITIAAFISLFVCLIPTTIGGLLSAIGIAGMDRALRANVITKSGKAVETAGDIDVLLLDKTGTITIGNRKATNFYPADGIEEKTLIKAAVLSSMADETPEGKSIVELAGINPSIYDVKDPQFIGFTAETRSSGINYENTRIRKGATDAIKKIVTHSGNTFPTEVEERVREISQNGGTPLVVSENEKALGVIELQDIIKPGIKERFDRLRKMGIKTVMVTGDNPLTAKFIAEKAGVDDFIAEAKPEDKMNYIKKEQTEGRLVAMMGDGTNDAPALAQADVGVAMNSGTQAAKEAGNMVDLDNDPTKLIEVVEIGKQLLMTRGTLTTFSIANDVAKYFAIVPALFIASIPALQGLNIMNLHSPESAILSAVIFNAIVIPMLIPLALKGVAYKPIGASALLRRNLFIYGLGGVIIPFIGIKIIDLIVALFI; from the coding sequence ATGAAAGGAAATAATAACAATTTGTTTCAGGCAGAATTAGTCAATGAAGCATTGAAACAATCATTTATAAAACTTCACCCGGCAAAAATGTTCCGTAATCCGGTCATGTTTATGGTGTATATCGGAACTTTGGTAATGGCTGGAGTTTGTGTATGGATTGCAACAGGAGAAACTTCTCAGGGAGGTCTTGTTTACAATATCATAGTAACCGCTATATTATTGATCACTCTTCTTTTTGCCAACTTTGCCGAAGCTATTGCCGAAGCAAGAGGAAAAGCTCAGGCTGATTCTTTAAGAAAAACAAGAGAAGAAACTCCCGCAAAGATGGTATCATCCAACGGAGAAATCATAATAGTACCTTCCAATCAGTTGCGAAAGGACGATGTATTTGTTTGCGAAACAGGCGATATCATTCCTTCTGACGGAGAAATTATAGAAGGCTTAGCTACGATCGATGAAAGTGCAATAACAGGGGAAAGTGCTCCGGTAATCCGGGAAGCAGGAGGAGATAAGAGTAGTGTAACAGGAGGTACAAAAGTACTTTCAGATCATATTAAAGTAAAAGTTACCACAGAACCAGGAGAAAGCTTTCTAGATAAAATGATTGCCCTGGTTGAAGGAGCATCAAGACAGAAAACACCGAATGAAATTGCCCTGACTATCCTTTTGGCCGGATTTACATTAGTCTTTGTAATTGTCACAGTGACTTTAAAGCCATTTGGTGATTATGCCAATACGCCGATTACCATCGCAGCATTTATCTCATTATTCGTTTGTCTGATTCCCACTACGATTGGAGGATTATTGTCAGCAATCGGGATTGCAGGCATGGACAGGGCTCTAAGGGCAAATGTGATTACCAAAAGTGGTAAAGCAGTAGAAACCGCGGGAGACATTGATGTTTTACTATTAGATAAAACCGGAACCATTACTATTGGAAACAGAAAGGCTACTAATTTTTATCCGGCTGATGGAATTGAGGAAAAGACTTTAATAAAAGCAGCTGTTCTAAGCTCTATGGCAGATGAAACTCCGGAAGGAAAATCAATTGTAGAATTAGCAGGAATAAACCCATCAATTTATGATGTGAAAGATCCTCAGTTCATAGGTTTTACAGCGGAAACAAGAAGTTCTGGAATCAACTATGAGAATACACGAATCAGAAAAGGGGCAACAGATGCCATAAAAAAAATTGTTACCCATTCAGGCAATACATTTCCGACAGAAGTTGAAGAAAGAGTCAGAGAGATTTCGCAAAACGGAGGAACCCCGCTTGTGGTTTCAGAAAATGAGAAAGCTTTGGGAGTGATAGAATTACAGGACATCATTAAACCGGGTATTAAAGAACGTTTTGACCGTTTGCGAAAAATGGGAATCAAAACGGTGATGGTAACCGGAGATAATCCTCTGACGGCAAAATTCATTGCTGAAAAAGCAGGAGTAGATGACTTCATTGCAGAAGCCAAACCTGAAGATAAAATGAATTATATCAAAAAGGAACAGACTGAAGGAAGATTGGTAGCCATGATGGGAGACGGAACCAATGATGCTCCTGCTCTTGCTCAGGCGGATGTAGGTGTTGCGATGAACAGTGGAACACAGGCGGCAAAAGAAGCAGGAAATATGGTGGATCTTGATAATGACCCAACAAAACTTATCGAAGTTGTGGAAATTGGAAAGCAGTTATTAATGACCCGGGGAACGTTAACGACTTTCAGTATTGCCAATGATGTGGCAAAATATTTCGCCATTGTTCCCGCTTTATTTATTGCTTCCATTCCGGCATTACAAGGACTGAATATTATGAACCTTCATTCTCCGGAGTCAGCCATTCTTTCTGCTGTAATATTCAATGCCATCGTAATTCCCATGCTGATTCCTTTAGCTTTAAAAGGAGTTGCCTATAAGCCGATCGGTGCAAGTGCACTGCTAAGAAGAAACCTTTTTATATATGGTTTAGGCGGAGTTATTATTCCGTTTATCGGGATCAAAATTATTGATCTTATTGTAGCATTATTTATTTAA
- a CDS encoding sensor protein KdpD, whose translation MDDKKSAQDFLSLIKRSRKGKFKIYIGMSAGVGKTYRMLQEAHGLLENGIDVKIGYIETHNRKETHALLDGLPIIPRRKLFYKGKELEELDVQAVLNLRPEVVIIDELAHTNIEGSKNEKRWQDVMEILDSGINVISAVNIQHIESLNEEVKDITDIEVKERIPDSILSMADEVVNIDLTAEELINRLKAGKIYDQTKINAALNNFFKAESILQLRELALKEVASQVTRKVESEVTIHKTIKKERFLACISSNEKTAKNVIRKTARLANYYNSQWYLLYVQIPRESSDKIALDKQRHLINNFKLATELGAEIIKVENTNVAHAIMEQCEERKITTVCIGKPHLNLWKIILATDTFNSLLNKLSQENIDLVILS comes from the coding sequence ATGGATGATAAAAAATCTGCTCAGGATTTCCTAAGCTTAATTAAAAGATCAAGAAAGGGAAAATTCAAAATCTACATTGGAATGAGTGCTGGTGTAGGAAAAACATACCGTATGCTGCAGGAAGCTCATGGACTGTTGGAAAACGGAATTGATGTAAAAATCGGCTATATTGAGACGCACAACCGTAAAGAAACGCATGCTTTATTGGATGGCTTACCAATTATTCCGAGAAGAAAGCTTTTCTATAAAGGAAAAGAGCTGGAAGAGCTGGATGTTCAGGCTGTACTGAATCTCCGTCCTGAAGTAGTGATTATTGACGAATTGGCCCACACCAATATCGAAGGAAGTAAAAATGAAAAAAGATGGCAGGATGTTATGGAAATCCTGGATTCCGGGATCAATGTAATTTCAGCAGTTAATATTCAGCATATTGAAAGTTTAAATGAAGAAGTAAAAGACATTACTGATATAGAAGTAAAAGAAAGAATCCCGGATTCTATTCTTTCTATGGCAGATGAGGTTGTGAATATTGATTTAACAGCCGAAGAGTTGATTAATAGATTAAAAGCTGGAAAAATTTATGATCAGACAAAAATCAATGCAGCACTGAATAATTTTTTTAAAGCTGAAAGTATTTTACAGCTTCGGGAATTGGCTTTAAAAGAAGTGGCATCACAAGTTACCAGAAAAGTAGAGTCGGAGGTAACCATTCATAAAACCATTAAAAAAGAAAGGTTTTTAGCGTGTATAAGTTCCAATGAAAAAACAGCTAAAAATGTGATCAGAAAAACGGCTAGATTAGCGAATTATTACAACAGCCAGTGGTATCTTCTGTATGTTCAGATTCCCCGTGAAAGTTCTGATAAAATCGCTCTGGATAAGCAGCGTCATCTGATTAATAATTTTAAATTAGCAACAGAATTAGGAGCTGAGATCATAAAAGTTGAAAACACCAATGTTGCCCATGCTATTATGGAGCAATGTGAAGAGCGGAAAATTACAACGGTATGTATCGGAAAACCACATTTAAACTTATGGAAAATCATTTTGGCAACAGATACTTTCAATTCATTGTTGAATAAACTGTCGCAGGAGAATATAGATTTGGTTATATTATCATGA
- a CDS encoding porin yields MKKKILCMFLIPGFPILDFAQESKSLKITGYAELYYQYEFNNPLNNSRPAFIYSHNRNNEVNLNLGFVKANYETEKLRANVALGAGTYMNSNYAAESGVLKNIYEANVGVKISKHKNLWIDAGIMPSHIGFESAVSKDCFTLTRSMQAENSPYFESGAKISYASDNGKWFVSGLVLNGWQRIQRIDGNSTVAFGHQLTYKPNEKITLNSSSFIGNDKPDSIKQMRYFHNLYGSFQLSKKFALITGFDIGAEQKAKGSDQYNIWYSPVIIAKYSPTENLSFAARGEYYSDEKGVTIATGTENGFKTFGYSLNADYWILPNLVWRTEIKNLNSKDEIFINRDHMLKKNTLTAVSSLAVSF; encoded by the coding sequence ATGAAGAAAAAAATACTGTGTATGTTTTTAATACCGGGATTTCCAATTTTAGATTTTGCACAGGAAAGTAAATCATTAAAAATTACAGGATATGCTGAATTGTATTATCAGTATGAATTCAATAATCCCCTCAATAATTCACGTCCTGCTTTTATTTACAGTCATAATCGAAACAATGAAGTCAACTTGAATTTGGGTTTTGTAAAAGCAAACTATGAAACTGAAAAACTAAGAGCGAATGTAGCTTTGGGAGCAGGAACTTATATGAATTCCAATTATGCGGCAGAATCAGGGGTTTTAAAAAATATTTATGAAGCGAATGTTGGTGTAAAAATTTCAAAACATAAAAATCTTTGGATTGATGCGGGAATTATGCCATCGCACATTGGTTTTGAAAGTGCAGTCAGTAAAGATTGTTTTACACTGACAAGAAGTATGCAGGCAGAGAACTCTCCGTATTTTGAAAGCGGTGCTAAGATTTCTTACGCCAGCGATAACGGGAAATGGTTCGTAAGCGGATTAGTGCTTAATGGCTGGCAAAGAATTCAACGGATAGACGGAAATTCTACCGTAGCTTTTGGTCATCAGCTGACCTATAAGCCGAATGAAAAGATTACCCTGAACAGCAGTTCCTTTATTGGGAACGACAAACCGGACAGCATAAAACAGATGAGGTATTTTCATAACCTGTACGGAAGTTTCCAATTGAGTAAAAAATTTGCTTTGATTACGGGATTCGATATAGGAGCAGAACAAAAAGCTAAAGGAAGCGATCAGTACAATATCTGGTATTCTCCTGTTATTATTGCGAAATATTCTCCAACGGAAAATTTAAGCTTTGCTGCGAGAGGAGAGTACTATAGTGATGAAAAAGGAGTCACTATTGCGACCGGAACGGAAAATGGTTTTAAAACTTTCGGATATTCTCTGAATGCCGATTATTGGATTCTTCCCAATCTGGTTTGGAGAACGGAAATTAAAAATCTTAATAGTAAAGATGAGATTTTTATCAACCGAGATCATATGCTCAAAAAAAATACGCTTACAGCAGTCTCCTCACTTGCCGTAAGTTTTTAA
- a CDS encoding K(+)-transporting ATPase subunit C, which translates to MKQNILPAIRLTLLCAVFFSGIYTLFIFGIAQVAPNNGKGEIIEFNGKKYYANIGQKFDKDEYFWSRPSAVDYNAAGAGASNKGPLNPEYLKTVQERIDHFMKHNPEVQKSEIPSDMVTASGGGLDPNISVQAAKIQVKRISKIRNIDENKIQELIVSHTEKPLFGLFGTEKINVLKLNIALDGLK; encoded by the coding sequence ATGAAACAAAATATATTACCAGCCATTAGATTAACACTTTTATGCGCCGTGTTTTTTTCAGGAATCTATACCCTTTTTATTTTTGGAATCGCTCAGGTTGCACCCAATAACGGAAAAGGAGAAATTATAGAATTTAATGGCAAAAAGTATTATGCCAACATAGGTCAGAAATTTGATAAGGATGAATATTTCTGGTCCCGTCCTTCGGCTGTAGATTACAATGCTGCAGGAGCAGGAGCAAGCAATAAAGGTCCTTTAAATCCTGAATATCTTAAAACCGTTCAGGAAAGAATAGACCATTTTATGAAACATAATCCTGAAGTTCAGAAATCAGAAATTCCATCAGATATGGTAACTGCCAGTGGAGGAGGATTGGATCCGAATATCTCTGTACAGGCAGCAAAAATTCAGGTAAAAAGGATTTCTAAAATCAGAAATATAGATGAAAATAAAATTCAGGAATTGATAGTTTCCCACACAGAAAAACCACTCTTTGGACTGTTCGGGACTGAGAAAATCAATGTTTTAAAACTCAATATTGCATTAGACGGGTTGAAATAA
- the kdpA gene encoding potassium-transporting ATPase subunit KdpA — MNSEILGILLMFFLAVGLAIPLGRYIGKIYSNEKTWLDKIFNPIDKVFYKGAGVNSDIEMTWKQHLFALLTINLIWFLIAMFVLTNMGWLPLNPDHNPSMSGDLAFNTAVSFVTNTNLQHYSGETGMSYLGQLVLMLWQFISAGCGMAVAAVVFIAMRERTTEKLGNFYFFFVRSCTRILLPIAIVVATLLAFNGTPMTFEGKDTLTNLQGDKIQVSRGPVAAFTAIKHLGTNGGGFFGPNSAHPFENPNYFTNIVEMVTQMLIPLAMVFAMGYVVRRRKLAWTVFGVMTIGFLLLTIPTIVSEVNGNPAITHMGISQPMGNMEGKEVRFGSVASAYWSIATTVISTGSVNSMHDSFMPLSGMNQLLGMMVNCFYGGVGVGFLNFYIFIILAVFISGLMVGRTPEFLGKKIEAREMKIAMIIALLHPLLILSGTAIASFLYSQNPEAFASWLNNPGYHGFSEMLYEFTSSSANNGSGFEGLGDNTPFWNIACGIVMLMARYLPIIGPVAIAGSLAAKKYIPESAGTLKTDTLTFGLMVFAVIAIVAALSFFPALALGPIAEYFSMY; from the coding sequence ATGAACTCAGAAATTTTAGGAATATTATTGATGTTCTTTTTGGCAGTAGGTCTTGCCATACCTTTAGGAAGATACATCGGAAAAATATACAGCAATGAAAAAACTTGGCTGGACAAAATCTTCAATCCGATAGATAAAGTTTTTTATAAAGGTGCCGGAGTTAATTCTGACATAGAAATGACCTGGAAGCAACATTTGTTTGCTTTATTAACGATCAACCTCATTTGGTTTTTAATAGCCATGTTTGTATTAACCAATATGGGATGGCTTCCGCTTAATCCGGATCATAATCCGTCTATGAGCGGAGACTTGGCATTTAATACGGCCGTAAGTTTTGTAACCAATACCAATCTTCAGCATTATTCGGGAGAAACAGGAATGTCTTATTTAGGTCAGCTTGTTCTCATGTTATGGCAATTTATCAGTGCAGGATGCGGAATGGCAGTTGCAGCAGTCGTTTTCATCGCTATGAGAGAGAGAACGACAGAAAAGCTGGGAAACTTTTACTTCTTTTTTGTAAGAAGCTGTACTCGGATTTTATTACCGATTGCAATTGTTGTTGCAACTTTATTAGCGTTTAACGGAACTCCTATGACATTTGAAGGTAAAGATACCCTTACCAATCTGCAGGGAGATAAAATACAAGTAAGTCGCGGTCCGGTTGCTGCATTTACGGCAATAAAACATTTGGGAACCAATGGAGGTGGTTTTTTTGGACCAAACTCAGCACATCCTTTTGAAAATCCAAACTATTTTACCAACATCGTAGAAATGGTAACCCAAATGCTGATTCCTTTGGCGATGGTTTTTGCCATGGGATATGTTGTGAGAAGAAGAAAACTGGCTTGGACGGTTTTTGGAGTAATGACCATAGGATTTTTACTTCTTACCATTCCGACAATCGTTTCAGAAGTTAACGGGAATCCTGCCATTACTCATATGGGCATTTCTCAGCCGATGGGAAATATGGAGGGTAAAGAAGTACGTTTCGGTTCTGTTGCTTCAGCGTATTGGAGTATTGCTACAACCGTAATTTCTACAGGAAGTGTCAACTCTATGCATGACAGTTTTATGCCTTTAAGCGGAATGAATCAATTGCTGGGAATGATGGTAAATTGTTTCTATGGAGGTGTAGGTGTAGGTTTTTTAAACTTCTATATTTTCATCATCCTTGCTGTTTTTATCAGTGGATTGATGGTAGGAAGAACTCCTGAATTTTTAGGAAAGAAAATAGAAGCCAGAGAAATGAAAATAGCTATGATTATTGCTCTTCTTCATCCTCTTCTGATTCTTTCCGGGACAGCTATTGCGAGTTTTTTGTATTCTCAGAATCCCGAAGCATTTGCAAGTTGGCTGAATAACCCGGGATATCACGGTTTCAGTGAAATGCTGTATGAATTTACCTCATCAAGTGCCAACAACGGAAGCGGTTTTGAAGGATTGGGAGATAACACTCCTTTCTGGAATATCGCCTGTGGAATAGTCATGTTAATGGCAAGATATTTACCCATTATAGGCCCGGTTGCAATTGCAGGAAGCTTGGCTGCTAAAAAATACATTCCTGAAAGTGCAGGAACATTAAAAACAGATACTTTAACATTCGGGCTTATGGTATTTGCAGTTATTGCCATTGTTGCAGCACTGTCATTCTTCCCGGCATTGGCTTTGGGACCTATCGCAGAGTATTTTTCTATGTATTAA